From Aedes albopictus strain Foshan chromosome 1, AalbF5, whole genome shotgun sequence, one genomic window encodes:
- the LOC115256758 gene encoding uncharacterized protein LOC115256758 yields the protein MVHLKQHMIDPETTRLVTYESSIKSGTHGEVYQKQLAQILMLRLTREGKDFHLAYELTAADKFDDVVLYDKTAKQWTFVQLKHADGKDSKIDLNGLLPQTHQEKGDFSLYKYFHSYMIVRNRFKGRPNFVLFTNKKLDEKLKTAADCLTIDDQDVDEYLRFASKGATHKVLTPTESTIQSFIEYANKDLYSLKDAIKQLFTDGIITNDLQKYNAYLNDILKQSRNNQIRFKETFNDSLVFIAKVYKVLQPELHNFKPIDKPLELNIKEEEYGSSKYLTVEGQDFDHLIDAIRNLFHNGIVSNHLKKYEHLLALILTTNANGQLAIKDTFNNDIVCRAELYKMLKTELSDLNKEITTKQKLFDRKDSRRKYHSMVFYAEASDVREFFALLTLSVHQPEELEPFIVEELYSWMRMWLRPDVLGKLTENVDKNMVKYLDDLFEATLKCEQGNCKPYLNQHYIQQYCCKLRSKIAEFHPELNDTDLLYINRVLVFEQENIDAAEHVKDAKLNGSKNSGIDPTSGRLVSLDNDMLENDSERDATISLPDRTYEEMTDTQFAKNLKLRFANYQCLVLTADPGIGKTELLQYVALEHQKCKSGAVFLFYFNRIQDFDYISKDKSPLDVLKSGLSPKNIKLINNVSKNMSNHHITILFDGYDEIHEKNRNRINNLFEFILKSSHIQLIVSVRNHEKNTLQSFLKKHKVHVKFFSLEPFNSENIIEYLAESWKENAKYNIYSKFVSYSQFLVEKFYSFCRVPLMVKMMAEIYKQRFQQFKETSLMDKDGEISYLEREFLEVEHIYETFIEKCLLVKIEDACNGIGQVDPYKQIFDGFYLDHQLLAIEHLDVSELKFIFKNPKYKKKRDCFLERHLNRFEKSILVKFVGNKVFFSHYSYAEYFVANFLWDEFVYLKNVIKNVLSVFAGIRHFFIKIVEKNFNYFVSDITRITSFVSKKVVFWACESNAVELLKYGLSKKFLLRPRKAKMLHIAIKNGSDKICSYLMDVCKIHPDDKYDGDLVPLHSAVIHGHRNLVLLLLGKGADINIRSTEGWSALHYAVHHKQIAIAKFLIDKNVDVNSLNKNKWNALHISCNNGDVDMTKVLIQRGAQLDIQTNEDKTPLHLAAAGGHAKVVNILTENLIKKSPLNSMICNAYQTAVRYGHRSVEEILIKKFPELADDTIYVNDPLIHFAAQEGMFKKVKTLLDGGAKVDALNITKRTALHLSASAGHRLIVELLLVKGATINIAEINGWTPLHFACQNGHKEVVQTLIKNNAKLEILNNNNWTALHLSAFYGHCAIVNLLLKNRANVNAVGEHAMTPLFSACQNGHKDVVQTLIKRGANINALSHNKLTALHRSAAEGLYDIVNLLLDKGANANAVDIGKWTPLHWACQNGHTEIVEILIKKGANIGALTNNRWTALHKSASKGYCDIVELLLDKDLNVNAMEINNLTPLHWACQNGHKGVVETLIKRGANIHALTITKWTALHESASKGYYDIVGLLIDKGANVNAIDTDTWTPLHWACHSGHKDVVETLVRRGANIDALTHNNRTALHVSASRGHSVIVDLLLDKGANIHAVDKDKWTTLHWACKNGHKEVVNVLLGKGANIDALTHDNWTALHVSASRGHSVIVDLLLDKGANIHVVDKDKWTTLHWACKNGHNEVVNVLLGRCANIDALTRDNWTALHVSASRGHSIIVDLLLAKGANINAVEIDKWTPLHWACQNGHEEVAEILLRRGAKIDALTHNNWTALHKSASIGHSAIVDLLLDKGANVNAVEIDKWTPLHLASQNGHEEVAKTIIRRGAKIVALTNENWTALHASAFAGSSVIVDLLLDKVANVNTVEINNWTPLHCASMNGHKEVVETLIKRRSNINALNKDKCTALHVSASAGHLVVVDLLLDEGAHVDAVEKDKCTPLYKACRNGHKAVVETLIRKDANINARTHHKWTALHVSASVGHCDIVDFLLDKGAKVNATERNKCTPLHLASKHGHKAVVETLIRRSANINAWSHKKRTDSVHKSSVHANTVEIDKWTPLHMACKNGHKDVVEILTRADANIEALTQKKCTTLHVSAFEGHRHIVEFLLDKGANVNAVEIDNWTPLHLASQNGHKDVVETLIRKDANIKALTRHSWTALHVSAFNGHSAVVNLLLDKNANVNAVDKDKWTPLHWACQNGRRHVVETLLKRRANIGALTQNNWTALHASAYEGNCIIVNLLLDNGANVHAVDTDKSTSLHLACENGHKEVVEALITRGANIEALTHSKWTAVHKSASKGHCDIVEFLLDKGANVNAVETDQWTPLHWACQNGHKDVVEVLIKRSANIEALTYNKSTALHKSASKGHCEIVDLLLDKDANVNAVEKDKWTPLHLACQNGHRNVVQTLILRGATIDASTQNNWTPLHVSAYKGHCDIVNLLLNEDANVRAVATDKSSPLHLACENGHTEVIEALIRRGADIEALTQNKCTALHVSASKGYCGIVDILLDKGADMYAVDIDEWTPLHWACHNGHKKVVDTLIRKRVNIEALTLEKCTALHVSASKGHYEITELLLDRGANVNAVEIDKRTPLHLASQNGHKDIVETLIRKGANVNALTQDKWTALHLSVLEGHRDIVDLLLDEEANINAVNEDEITPLYLACQIDVKEVVKTLIRRGAAFVELTHNKWTALHESASKGYCAIVGLLLDNGAKVNAVEVNQWTPLHLASQNGHKDIVDILIRRGANINSLTQNEYTALHLSASRGHCDIVEILLDKGANVNAVEIDKKTPLHLASQNCHKDVVDVLIKRYANINALTQNNWTALHVSASEGHCEIVDLLLDKGANLNPVGIDKCTPLHLACQNGHKDVVDVLIKRDANINALTQNNWTALHVSASNGYCDIVDVLLAKGANVNEIGIDGWTPLHCACQNNHKNVVDKLIERDANIKALTQNNCSALHVSASAGHCEIVQLLLDKGAKLNAVENDKSTPLYSACQNGHQDVVKVLIGKGANIKAVNRKSWTALHVSAFKGHCFIVELLLNQGAKVNASVKDKSTPLHLACQNGHKDVVETLIGRSANIDALTKENRTALHVSASKGHNDIVDLLLENCANVNAVDVNKMTPLHLASQNGHTDVVETLIRRRANIDASSHYKWTALHKRASKGYRIIADLLHTKSVNFNAVRIDKWTNGKRKHSSFE from the coding sequence ATGGTACATTTAAAGCAACATATGATAGATCCGGAAACCACAAGACTTGTGACGTATGAGAGCAGTATCAAGTCTGGCACTCACGGCGAAGTGTACCAAAAGCAGCTTGCTCAAATTCTTATGCTGAGACTGACACGAGAAGGGAAGGATTTCCACCTGGCTTACGAGCTGACAGCCGCGGATAAGTTTGACGATGTGGTGCTGTACGATAAGACTGCCAAACAATGGACTTTTGTTCAGTTAAAACATGCCGACGGCAAAGACTCAAAGATAGATCTCAATGGATTGCTCCCACAAACACATCAGGAGAAAGGAGATTTCAGTttgtacaaatattttcattcttACATGATAGTTCGAAACAGGTTCAAAGGCAGACCAAACTTCGTGCTGTTTACCAATAAGAAACTTGACGAAAAGTTAAAGACAGCTGCAGACTGCTTGACGATCGATGATCAAGATGTAGATGAATATCTCCGCTTTGCATCAAAAGGAGCAACCCACAAAGTACTGACACCGACTGAATCTACaattcaatcatttatagaataCGCAAACAAAGATTTATATTCTCTAAAGGACGCTATCAAGCAACTTTTTACTGATGGAATCATAACAAACGACCTTCAAAAGTACAATGCCTACTTAAATGATATTTTGAAGCAGTCGAGAAACAATCAAATAAGATTCAAAGAAACCTTCAACGACTCATTGGTTTTCATTGCTAAAGTGTACAAAGTGCTTCAACCAGAGCTAcacaattttaaaccaattgataaaCCACTAGAACTCAACATTAAAGAAGAGGAATATGGATCTTCAAAATACCTGACAGTGGAAGGTCAGGATTTCGACCACCTAATTGACGCCATCAGAAATCTTTTTCATAACGGAATTGTATCcaatcatttaaaaaagtatGAACATCTACTAGCTTTGATCCTTACAACGAATGCTAATGGCCAGCTAGCAATCAAAGACACATTCAATAATGATATAGTATGTAGAGCTGAATTGTATAAAATGTTGAAGACTGAATTGAGTGACCTAAATAAGGAGATTACAACGAAACAGAAACTTTTCGATCGAAAGGATTCACGGCGAAAATACCATTCAATGGTGTTCTATGCGGAGGCATCTGATGTGAGAGAATTCTTTGCGTTACTTACATTATCTGTGCATCAACCGGAAGAGTTGGAACCCTTCATCGTCGAGGAGTTATACTCGTGGATGAGAATGTGGCTGCGACCTGACGTTTTAGGTAAGCTTACCGAAAATGTTGATAAAAATATGGTGAAGTATTTGGACGATCTTTTTGAAGCAACGCTGAAATGCGAGCAAGGCAATTGCAAACCATATTTGAATCAACATTATATACAGCAGTATTGCTGCAAGTTACGGTCGAAAATTGCAGAATTTCACCCAGAATTGAATGATACGGATCTGTTATATATTAACAGGGTGCTTGTATTTGAACAAGAGAACATTGATGCAGCAGAACATGTAAAAGATGCTAAATTGAATGGAAGCAAAAACTCTGGGATAGATCCTACTTCTGGAAGATTGGTTTCACTTGATAATGATATGTTAGAAAATGATTCTGAAAGAGATGCTACAATATCACTTCCCGACAGAACTTACGAGGAAATGACCGATACTCAGTTTGCAAAAAATCTGAAGCTGAGATTCGCAAATTATCAGTGTTTAGTTTTGACGGCGGATCCAGGGATTGGTAAAACTGAGCTTCTCCAATATGTTGCCCTTGAACATCAAAAATGTAAATCAGGAGCAGTTTTCTTATTTTACTTCAACAGAATACAAGATTTTGATTATATTTCAAAAGATAAATCACCATTGGATGTTCTTAAATCTGGATTATCTCCAAAGAATATTAAGCTCATAAATaacgtttcgaaaaatatgtcaAATCATCATATTACAATACTGTTTGATGGATATGATGAAATCCATGAGAAAAATAGAAATAGGATCAACAATCTGTTTGAATTCATATTGAAATCAAGCCATATTCAACTTATTGTAAGTGTAAGAAATCATGAGAAAAACACATTGCAGAGCTTTTTAAAGAAACACAAGGTACATGTCAAATTCTTTTCTTTGGAGCCGTTTAACAGTGAAAATATTATTGAATACCTTGCAGAGTCCTGGAAAGAAAATGCAAAATATAATATCTATTCCAAATTTGTTTCATATTCCCAATTCTTGGTTGAGAAATTTTATAGCTTTTGCAGAGTTCCATTGATGGTTAAAATGATGGCTGAAATCTACAAGCAACGTTTCCAGCAATTCAAAGAAACTAGTCTGATGGATAAAGACGGCGAAATAAGCTATTTGGAAAGAGAATTCTTAGAAGTCGAGCACATTTACGAAACTTTCATAGAAAAATGTTTACTAGTTAAGATAGAGGACGCATGCAATGGCATTGGGCAAGTCGACCCATACAAACAAATTTTTGATGGGTTTTATCTAGACCATCAACTGCTGGCAATAGAACATCTTGATGTCAGCGAGCTCAAATTCATCTTCAAGAACCCAAAGTATAAGAAAAAGCGGGACTGTTTCCTAGAACGTCATCTGAACCGGTTTGAAAAATCcattcttgtaaaatttgttGGCAATAAAGTGTTTTTTTCACATTATTCCTACGCTGAGTATTTTGTTGCCAATTTTCTGTGGGACGAATTCGTTTACTTAAAAAACGTTATTAAAAATGTTTTGTCAGTTTTCGCGGGTATAAgacatttttttatcaaaatagttgaaaaaaatttcaattatttcgtttcagaTATCACCCGAATCACGTCTTTTGTTTCAAAAAAAGTAGTTTTCTGGGCTTGTGAAAGTAATGCTGTAGAGTTGTTGAAATATGGGCTTTCCAAAAAATTTCTGCTCAGACCAAGGAAGGCCAAAATGCTTCACATTGCCATTAAAAACGGCAGTGACAAAATATGTTCCTATTTGATGGATGTCTGTAAAATACATCCCGATGATAAGTATGACGGTGATTTAGTTCCTTTACATTCGGCCGTAATACACGGGCATAGAAATTTAGTACTGTTACTGCTAGGAAAAGGAGCTGACATCAACATTCGGAGCACAGAGGGATGGTCAGCTCTGCATTATGCAGTTCATCACAAACAAATAGCAATTGCAAAGTTTTTGATCGACAAAAACGTTGACGTGAACTCTTtgaacaaaaacaaatggaaTGCACTTCATATTTCCTGTAATAATGGTGATGTTGATATGACGAAAGTTTTAATACAGAGAGGTGCTCAGCTTGATATACagacaaacgaagacaaaactccttTACATTTGGCTGCTGCTGGAGGACACGCAAAGGTTGTAAACATTTTAactgaaaatttgatcaaaaagTCTCCTTTGAACAGTATGATCTGCAATGCATATCAAACTGCTGTCCGTTATGGCCATAGGTCTGTGGAGGAAATACTAATCAAAAAATTTCCCGAACTCGCTGACGATACAATATATGTCAATGATCCGCTAATCCACTTTGCGGCTCAGGAAGGAATGTTTAAAAAAGTCAAAACATTGCTCGACGGTGGTGCTAAAGTTGATGCATTGAATATAACCAAGCGAACAGCTCTGCATCTTAGTGCATCTGCTGGTCATCGCCTTATTGTTGAATTGTTGCTTGTAAAAGGTGCAACCATAAACATTGCTGAAATAAATGGTTGGACTCCGCTTCATTTTGCATGCCAAAATGGCCACAAAGAGGTTGTGCAGACTTTGATCAAAAATAATGCCAAGCTTGAAATACTGAATAACAATAACTGGACAGCTCTTCATCTTAGTGCATTCTACGGTCACTGCGCTATTGTGAATTTACTGCTCAAAAACCGTGCAAACGTAAATGCTGTTGGTGAACATGCTATGACGCCATTGTTTTCGGCATGCCAGAATGGTCACAAAGATGTAGTGCAGACTTTGATTAAAAGAGGCGCCAACATTAACGCATTGAGTCACAATAAATTGACAGCTCTGCACAGAAGCGCTGCAGAAGGTCTCTACGATATTGTAAATTTGCTGCTTGATAAAGGTGCAAACGCTAACGCTGTTGACATTGGTAAATGGACGCCACTTCATTGGGCATGTCAGAATGGTCATACAGAAATTGTGGAGATATTGATCAAGAAAGGTGCAAACATTGGCGCATTAACTAACAATAGATGGACAGCACTTCATAAAAGTGCTTCCAAAGGTTACTGCGATATTGTGGAATTATTACTTGACAAAGATCTAAATGTCAACGCGATGGAAATAAATAATCTGACACCACTTCATTGGGCATGTCAAAATGGTCACAAAGGAGTTGTGGAAACTTTGATCAAAAGAGGTGCAAACATTCACGCATTGACTATTACCAAATGGACAGCGCTTCATGAAAGTGCCTCCAAAGGTTACTACGATATTGTTGGTTTACTAATTGATAAAGGTGCAAACGTCAACGCTATTGACACAGATACATGGACACCGCTTCATTGGGCATGTCATAGTGGCCATAAAGATGTTGTGGAGACTTTAGTTAGAAGAGGTGCCAACATTGACGCATTGACTCACAATAATCGGACAGCTCTTCATGTAAGCGCTTCCAGAGGTCACAGCGTTATCGTTGATTTACTGCTTGATAAAGGTGCCAACATACACGCCGTTGACAAGGATAAATGGACAACGCTACATTGGGCATGCAAGAATGGTCATAAAGAGGTTGTTAATGTGTTGCTAGGAAAAGGTGCCAACATTGACGCGTTGACTCACGATAATTGGACAGCTCTTCATGTAAGCGCTTCCAGAGGTCACAGCGTTATTGTAGATTTACTGCTTGATAAAGGTGCCAACATACACGTCGTTGACAAAGATAAATGGACTACTCTACATTGGGCATGCAAGAATGGTCATAATGAGGTTGTTAATGTGTTGCTAGGAAGATGTGCCAACATTGACGCGTTGACTCGCGATAATTGGACAGCTCTTCATGTAAGCGCTTCCAGAGGTCACAGCATTATTGTAGATTTACTGCTTGCTAAAGGTGCGAACATTAACGCTGTCGAAATAGATAAATGGACACCGCTGCATTGGGCATGCCAAAACGGTCATGAAGAAGTTGCCGAGATATTGCTCAGACGTGGCGCCAAAATTGACGCATTAACTCACAATAATTGGACAGCCCTTCATAAGAGTGCTTCCATAGGTCACTCTGCTATTGTAGATTTACTACTTGATAAAGGTGCGAACGTAAACGCTGTTGAGATAGATAAATGGACACCGCTCCATTTGGCAAGCCAGAATGGTCATGAAGAAGTTGCCAAGACAATAATAAGAAGAGGTGCCAAAATTGTCGCGTTGACGAATGAAAACTGGACGGCACTTCATGCGAGTGCATTTGCTGGTAGCAGTGTTATTGTTGATTTACTGCTTGATAAAGTTGCGAACGTCAACACTGTTGAAATTAATAATTGGACACCGCTTCATTGCGCATCCATGAATGGGCACAAAGAAGTAGTGGAGACCTTAATTAAAAGACGTTCCAACATAAACGCTTTGAATAAAGATAAGTGTACAGCTCTTCATGTTAGTGCTTCGGCAGGTCACCTCGTGGTTGTAGATTTACTACTCGATGAAGGTGCACATGTTGACGCTGTTGAAAAAGATAAATGTACGCCGCTTTACAAGGCATGTCGAAATGGTCACAAAGCTGTCGTGGAGACTTTGATAAGAAAAGATGCTAACATAAATGCACGGACACACCATAAATGGACAGCTCTTCATGTAAGTGCATCTGTAGGTCACTGCGATATTGTAGATTTTCTACTCGATAAAGGTGCTAAAGTGAACGCTACAGAAAGAAATAAATGTACACCGCTTCATTTAGCAAGCAAACATGGGCACAAAGCTGTCGTTGAGACTTTAATAAGACGAAGTGCCAACATAAATGCATGGAGTCATAAAAAAAGGACAGATTCAGTGCATAAAAGCAGTGTACACGCTAACACTGTAGAAATAGACAAATGGACACCGCTTCATATGGCGTGTAAGAATGGTCACAAAGATGTTGTAGAGATTTTGACAAGAGCAGATGCCAATATTGAAGCATTGACACAGAAAAAATGTACAACTCTACATGTAAGTGCTTTCGAAGGCCATCGCCATATTGTAGAATTTCTACTTGATAAAGGTGCTAACGTAAATGCGGTTGAAATAGATAATTGGACGCCGCTTCATTTGGCAAGCCAAAATGGTCACAAAGACGTAGTGGAGACCTTAATCAGGAAAGATGCCAACATTAAGGCATTGACACGACATTCATGGACAGCTCTACATGTTAGCGCTTTCAACGGTCACAGTGCTGTTGTGAATTTACTGCTTGATAAAAATGCAAACGTAAACGCTGTTGATAAGGACAAATGGACACCGCTTCATTGGGCGTGTCAAAACGGTCGCAGACATGTTGTGGAGACTTTACTTAAAAGACGTGCCAACATTGGCGCATTAACACAAAATAATTGGACAGCTCTTCATGCTAGTGCTTACGAAGGTAACTGCATTATTGTAAACCTTCTACTTGATAATGGTGCAAATGTTCACGCTGTTGATACAGATAAATCAACGTCACTACATTTGGCATGCGAAAATGGGCACAAAGAGGTTGTTGAGGCACTGATCACGCGAGGTGCCAACATTGAAGCATTAACTCACTCCAAATGGACAGCTGTACATAAGAGTGCTTCCAAAGGTCACTGTGATATTGTAGAATTCCTGCTTGATAAAGGTGCAAACGTAAACGCTGTTGAAACAGATCAGTGGACACCGCTTCATTGGGCATGTCAGAATGGGCATAAAGATGTGGTTGAGGTACTGATCAAAAGAAGTGCCAACATCGAGGCATTGACCTACAATAAGTCGACAGCACTGCATAAGAGTGCTTCCAAAGGTCACTGTGAAATTGTAGACTTATTGCTCGATAAAGATGCAAACGTAAACGCCGTCGAAAAAGATAAATGGACACCGCTTCATCTGGCATGTCAGAACGGTCACAGAAACGTTGTGCAGACTTTGATTCTACGAGGTGCCACGATTGATGCATCAACACAAAATAATTGGACACCTCTCCATGTAAGTGCTTACAAAGGTCACTGTGATATAGTAAATCTACTACTTAATGAAGATGCAAATGTCCGCGCTGTTGCAACAGATAAATCATCACCGCTTCATTTGGCATGCGAAAATGGGCATACAGAGGTTATTGAAGCACTGATTAGACGAGGTGCCGACATTGAAGCATTGACACAAAATAAATGTACTGCACTTCACGTAAGCGCATCCAAAGGTTACTGTGGTATTGTAGATATACTGCTTGATAAAGGTGCAGACATGTACGCTGTTGATATAGATGAATGGACACCGCTGCATTGGGCATGCCATAATGGTCACAAAAAAGTTGTGGATACTCTGATACGAAAACGTGTCAACATTGAGGCATTGACTCTAGAAAAATGTACTGCACTTCATGTAAGCGCTTCCAAAGGTCACTATGAAATTACCGAATTATTGCTTGATAGAGGTGCAAACGTTAACGCTGTCGAAATTGATAAAAGAACTCCGCTTCATTTGGCAAGCCAGAATGGGCACAAAGATATAGTGGAGACTTTAATCAGAAAAGGCGCAAACGTTAACGCATTGACACAGGATAAATGGACTGCTCTCCATTTAAGTGTATTAGAAGGGCACAGAGATATTGTCGATTTACTGCTTGATGAAGAGGCAAATATAAACGCAGTTAATGAAGACGAAATAACGCCACTCTATTTGGCGtgccagattgatgtcaaagagGTTGTGAAGACTTTGATACGAAGAGGTGCAGCCTTTGTCGAATTAACTCACAATAAATGGACAGCTCTTCACGAAAGTGCTTCTAAAGGTTACTGCGCCATTGTAGGGTTACTACTCGATAATGGCGCGAAAGTAAATGCTGTTGAAGTAAATCAATGGACGCCACTTCATTTGGCAAGTCAGAATGGCCACAAAGATATTGTGGATATTCTGATTCGCAGAGGTGCCAACATTAATTCATTGACTCAAAATGAATATACAGCTCTTCATTTGAGCGCTTCCAGAGGTCACTGCGATATTGTAGAAATATTACTTGATAAAGGTGCAAACGTAAACGCTGTTGAAATCGATAAGAAGACCCCACTTCATTTAGCAAGCCAGAATTGTCATAAAGATGTAGTGGATGTGTTGATTAAAAGGTATGCCAACATAAATGCATTGACGCAAAATAATTGGACTGCTCTTCATGTAAGTGCGTCCGAAGGTCACTGCGAAATTGTAGATTTACTGCTTGATAAGGGTGCAAACCTAAACCCTGTTGGGATTGACAAATGTACACCGCTTCATCTGGCATGCCAGAACGGCCACAAAGATGTAGTGGATGTGTTGATTAAAAGAGATGCCAACATAAATGCATTGACACAAAATAATTGGACTGCTCTTCATGTAAGTGCTTCCAACGGTTATTGCGATATTGTAGATGTACTGCTTGCTAAAGGGGCAAACGTAAACGAAATAGGAATAGACGGATGGACACCGCTTCATTGTGCTTGTCAAAATAACCACAAAAATGTAGTGGACAAATTGATTGAGAGGGATGCCAACATTAAAGCATTGACTCAGAATAACTGTTCAGCCCTGCATGTAAGTGCTTCTGCAGGTCACTGTGAAATCGTACAGTTACTTCTTGATAAAGGTGCTAAATTGAACGCTGTCGAGAATGACAAATCGACCCCACTGTATTCAGCATGCCAGAATGGCCACCAAGACGTAGTGAAGGTTTTGATAGGAAAAGGTGCTAACATCAAAGCAGTGAATCGCAAAAGTTGGACAGCTCTTCATGTTAGTGCTTTCAAAGGTCACTGCTTCATAGTAGAATTGTTACTTAATCAAGGTGCAAAAGTGAACGCTTCCGTCAAAGACAAATCAACACCGCTACATTTAGCATGCCAAAATGGTCACAAAGATGTAGTGGAGACTTTGATCGGGAGAAGTGCCAACATTGACGCATTGACTAAGGAAAATCGCACAGCGCTTCACGTAAGCGCTTCCAAAGGTCACAACGACATTGTAGACTTACTGCTTGAAAATTGTGCAAACGTAAACGCCGTAGATGTTAATAAAATGACCCCGCTACATTTGGCAAGCCAGAATGGACACACCGATGTAGTGGAGACTTTGATTAGAAGAAGAGCCAACATTGACGCATCGTCACATTATAAATGGACAGCTCTGCATAAAAGAGCTTCCAAGGGTTATCGCATCATTGCAGATTTATTGCATACTAAAAGTGTAAACTTTAACGCTGTTCGAATAGACAAATGGACAAATGGCAAACGCAAACACTCTAGTTTTGAATAG